From Pedobacter indicus, a single genomic window includes:
- a CDS encoding glycoside hydrolase family 10 protein has product MKKLALYLITFSLFSVFLASCKKESGVEPIEPEPPVTEEEELSFPAKEMRAVWITTAWGLDWPQSDYSIESQKQQYIAYLDKFSELNINAVFFQVKGMGDAFYTSPYEPWSVAITGTRGKDPGYEVLKFMIDEAHARNIEFHAWMNPYRIATRASSGTPYPALHSSVDSKWVVSHEKIQIYNPALPEVRERLVDIVKDLISKYEVDGVHFDDYFYPAPSAAGQMVPDQSDYEKYGAGYSSIEDFRRGNVDNAIEAVHNMIVATKPGVVFSVSPAAGRDYNYNTMFADVAKWNQEGWVDIVIPQLYQEIGNQYNDFQTNLIWWSQNSHKAALMIGHGYYKFGDPTAPAAFQSAAELEKQFNLTRKNSKVVGNAMYSARYVMLNKVSITDQLASLYKNPAVMPFVGRAVAPAPAPVQNVKIEGNSLKWSASGDVRSVVYYFSDLKKKGEVFAITRDKSIEVSNKGYYSVSTINSDHAESVPSDVIEKK; this is encoded by the coding sequence ATGAAAAAACTTGCTTTATATCTGATAACATTTTCCCTGTTTTCTGTTTTTCTCGCGTCCTGTAAAAAAGAAAGCGGTGTTGAACCCATTGAGCCGGAACCTCCGGTAACTGAGGAGGAAGAATTAAGCTTTCCGGCGAAAGAAATGCGGGCTGTTTGGATTACTACGGCTTGGGGGCTGGACTGGCCACAAAGTGACTATAGTATTGAGTCACAGAAACAACAGTATATCGCTTATTTGGATAAGTTCAGCGAACTGAATATAAATGCGGTGTTTTTTCAGGTGAAAGGAATGGGGGATGCTTTCTATACATCGCCATATGAGCCTTGGAGTGTTGCAATTACGGGGACAAGAGGCAAAGATCCAGGTTATGAAGTATTAAAGTTTATGATCGATGAAGCACATGCGAGAAATATTGAATTTCATGCTTGGATGAACCCCTACCGTATAGCGACACGGGCAAGTTCAGGTACTCCGTATCCTGCTTTGCATAGTTCGGTTGATTCTAAATGGGTCGTTAGCCATGAGAAGATACAAATATACAACCCAGCACTTCCGGAAGTTAGGGAACGTCTGGTTGATATAGTCAAAGATTTGATCTCTAAGTATGAAGTTGACGGAGTTCACTTCGACGACTATTTCTACCCTGCTCCGTCTGCGGCCGGTCAAATGGTTCCCGATCAATCAGACTACGAAAAATATGGTGCTGGATACAGCTCGATAGAGGATTTCCGGAGGGGGAATGTGGATAATGCAATTGAAGCGGTTCATAATATGATCGTTGCGACAAAACCAGGAGTCGTATTCTCGGTATCGCCGGCCGCGGGACGAGATTATAACTACAATACCATGTTTGCCGATGTCGCAAAATGGAATCAAGAAGGATGGGTGGATATTGTGATACCGCAATTATACCAAGAGATTGGTAACCAATATAATGATTTTCAAACGAATTTGATTTGGTGGTCGCAAAATAGTCATAAAGCAGCTTTGATGATCGGTCACGGGTATTATAAGTTTGGAGATCCAACAGCACCCGCTGCGTTCCAGTCTGCAGCAGAGTTAGAGAAACAGTTTAATTTAACCAGGAAGAACAGTAAGGTGGTGGGAAATGCGATGTATAGTGCGCGGTATGTTATGCTTAACAAAGTTAGTATTACAGATCAGTTGGCTTCGCTTTATAAAAATCCGGCTGTCATGCCATTTGTAGGTCGTGCGGTTGCGCCGGCTCCTGCACCTGTGCAAAATGTGAAAATTGAAGGGAACTCTTTAAAGTGGAGTGCATCGGGCGATGTGAGATCCGTCGTGTATTATTTTTCCGATTTAAAGAAAAAAGGTGAAGTCTTTGCAATTACTCGTGATAAAAGTATTGAGGTGAGCAATAAGGGATATTACTCGGTCTCGACGATCAATAGTGACCACGCAGAAAGTGTACCTTCAGACGTTATAGAAAAGAAATAA
- a CDS encoding DUF4623 domain-containing protein, translating into MKTLYNFPKWGLLLGLIGVMIFNSCSEDFPENIESSKMTVLKSIKILNAGADGSTVIEGVIDENKKTVWFPRVDPETDVSAIRFEIEASEGAVLETDTYAFPFGEGDAEKTVTIKLVNEPRFREYMVTLRLRVPVFGADFSKPNVIDHTNNELGSPAYPAFSGMTTRGSGFDGEHVLVVARNDMQPHLLRMADLKNNEIKRIPLNMTGVSGGTYTFNMGAQVNGHTYIANLSGGTAASPLNIYHWDDPSKAPQRIANLDLSTIPGSGGRHGDNMSVNLDEDGNGYIFFGDNAGNKGLRLKVTGYTTISAPAAFAISPAAQAWATWTQVGNTDSYLYSSHSSPISVVNAGGTKSYTMGSTTIPIRSSDPRVINFNGKRYLMATTAARGAGEPVVLSVYDISGGSDIVEALNIFEGLPEHDAVYSYSLLGPDNQAPSTQTAFNIIKDDEGNDKTLVLYTASTDAGFVIIEIPRMELDD; encoded by the coding sequence ATGAAAACATTATATAATTTTCCAAAATGGGGACTATTGCTCGGCTTGATTGGTGTAATGATCTTCAATTCATGCTCCGAGGATTTCCCGGAGAACATCGAGTCGTCGAAAATGACGGTATTGAAATCAATCAAGATTTTAAATGCAGGAGCTGATGGATCAACAGTGATAGAAGGTGTAATAGACGAAAATAAAAAGACAGTATGGTTTCCGCGCGTAGATCCTGAAACAGATGTATCCGCTATTCGGTTTGAGATTGAAGCATCGGAAGGTGCCGTGTTGGAGACCGATACCTATGCTTTTCCTTTTGGTGAAGGAGATGCGGAAAAAACAGTTACTATTAAGCTGGTAAATGAACCTCGATTTCGTGAGTATATGGTGACGCTACGCTTGCGTGTGCCAGTTTTCGGTGCAGATTTTAGTAAGCCAAACGTTATAGATCATACGAATAATGAACTCGGAAGCCCTGCTTATCCGGCATTTAGTGGCATGACGACCCGTGGTTCCGGCTTTGACGGTGAACACGTATTGGTTGTAGCAAGGAACGACATGCAACCTCATTTGTTGAGAATGGCCGACTTGAAAAACAATGAAATAAAACGGATACCGTTGAACATGACTGGTGTATCGGGAGGAACCTATACATTCAATATGGGTGCTCAGGTAAATGGTCATACCTATATCGCTAACCTTTCTGGAGGAACAGCAGCGAGCCCGCTGAATATCTATCATTGGGATGATCCTAGCAAGGCGCCACAGCGCATTGCTAATCTGGATCTTTCTACAATACCTGGTTCCGGAGGGCGTCATGGAGATAATATGTCGGTTAATCTAGACGAGGATGGAAATGGTTATATCTTCTTTGGAGACAATGCGGGGAACAAAGGGTTACGGTTGAAGGTGACAGGTTATACAACGATCTCTGCTCCTGCGGCATTTGCGATCTCTCCTGCAGCCCAAGCGTGGGCGACATGGACACAAGTTGGAAATACAGATAGCTATTTGTATTCGTCGCACTCGTCACCGATTAGTGTTGTAAATGCCGGTGGCACAAAATCGTATACGATGGGTAGTACAACGATCCCTATTAGAAGTTCTGACCCACGTGTTATTAACTTCAATGGGAAACGCTATTTAATGGCAACTACTGCTGCGCGTGGAGCGGGTGAACCGGTTGTTTTATCAGTGTATGATATCTCTGGTGGGAGTGATATTGTGGAGGCATTGAATATCTTCGAAGGATTGCCAGAGCATGATGCAGTTTATAGCTACTCTTTACTCGGTCCTGATAATCAGGCTCCATCAACCCAAACAGCATTTAATATCATCAAAGACGATGAAGGTAATGATAAAACATTGGTATTATATACAGCATCGACAGATGCGGGTTTTGTTATTATCGAAATCCCAAGAATGGAATTGGATGACTAA
- a CDS encoding RagB/SusD family nutrient uptake outer membrane protein has protein sequence MKIKHIIIGFLALALGGCTEFLDRPPLTSLTDETAWENEENVRMYANKYYPDFFIGYGTGFSYGGAALMGFTFSDDAVLLGRQSNFTRAVPNSGIWSYSSIRSINIMIDRVENGMADKLEEEAYLHWLGIGRFFRGFRYSQLVFAYGDVPYYDKEVSDTDLDALYKPRTPRNEVMNAVYDDFKFALENVRLNDGDQSVNRYVVAGIVSRLALQEGTWQKYYYKNDEQAKKFFELAVEAGNMVISSGRYDIETDYRSLFTSNDLKGNKDVLLYRHYDAAVGIKHAISTNANLSESLIFGPSTDLIKSYICQDGKVWQNSGEEDADNFEIENLMKTRDSRFEASYHIKPHPRNRGSLLYITKFLPREIEASVAAGNTPPPDFLGANNVTDYPVLRYAEVLINWVEAKAELATLGGAAVSQGDLDKSINKIRKRPLAAQAVERGVKETAPLKIGALPQDPERDPQVSALLWEIRRERRMEFAFEASRIADLERWHKLDYMDTDAHMDLLSGAWVNFPEQLSSELNSANIGKISVVGLDGSITVYNGSNKDEMKGFYRHTTNEGRLPYLNQANINPYLAPVGRNQIDEYAAKGYELKQTEGWPQN, from the coding sequence ATGAAAATCAAACATATAATAATCGGATTTTTAGCTTTGGCGCTCGGTGGGTGTACAGAGTTTTTGGATAGACCGCCTTTAACGTCGTTAACGGATGAGACAGCGTGGGAAAATGAGGAAAACGTTCGTATGTATGCGAATAAATACTATCCTGACTTCTTTATTGGTTATGGTACTGGATTTAGCTATGGCGGTGCTGCTTTAATGGGATTTACATTCAGTGATGACGCAGTTCTTTTGGGTCGCCAAAGTAATTTTACAAGGGCGGTTCCCAACAGCGGAATTTGGAGTTATTCATCTATACGATCTATAAATATCATGATCGATCGGGTGGAAAACGGAATGGCAGATAAACTAGAAGAAGAAGCCTATTTACATTGGCTAGGGATAGGCCGGTTTTTTAGGGGATTCCGCTATTCTCAATTGGTCTTCGCATATGGGGATGTACCCTACTATGATAAAGAAGTCAGTGATACCGATTTAGATGCTCTCTATAAGCCAAGAACACCACGCAATGAAGTGATGAATGCTGTTTATGATGATTTTAAGTTTGCATTAGAAAATGTTCGGCTAAACGATGGAGATCAAAGTGTAAACCGGTATGTAGTAGCGGGAATTGTATCCCGATTGGCACTACAAGAAGGAACATGGCAGAAATATTACTATAAAAATGACGAACAAGCGAAGAAGTTCTTCGAGTTAGCTGTCGAAGCCGGAAACATGGTGATCAGTAGTGGTCGTTATGACATCGAAACAGATTATCGCAGTTTGTTTACTTCAAATGACTTGAAGGGCAACAAGGATGTACTTCTTTACAGACATTATGATGCTGCGGTGGGTATTAAACATGCGATCTCTACGAATGCGAACCTGTCTGAATCGTTGATTTTTGGTCCGTCTACAGATCTGATCAAATCATACATCTGTCAGGATGGTAAAGTGTGGCAGAATTCAGGCGAAGAGGATGCCGATAACTTTGAAATTGAAAACTTGATGAAAACAAGGGATTCAAGATTTGAAGCGTCATATCATATTAAACCTCATCCCAGAAACCGAGGGTCCTTGTTATACATCACAAAATTCTTACCACGTGAAATTGAAGCAAGTGTAGCGGCAGGAAATACACCTCCGCCAGATTTCCTTGGTGCTAATAACGTGACTGACTATCCGGTGTTAAGGTATGCGGAAGTATTAATCAACTGGGTTGAAGCAAAGGCTGAATTGGCTACTTTGGGAGGAGCGGCTGTTTCTCAAGGAGACTTGGATAAGTCGATTAATAAAATTCGTAAAAGACCACTTGCAGCACAGGCGGTCGAAAGAGGGGTTAAAGAAACAGCGCCATTGAAGATCGGAGCATTGCCTCAAGACCCTGAACGTGATCCACAAGTGTCTGCTCTGCTTTGGGAGATTAGAAGAGAGCGTAGAATGGAATTTGCTTTTGAAGCTTCTCGAATTGCTGATCTGGAGCGCTGGCATAAGCTTGATTACATGGATACAGACGCGCATATGGATCTGTTGTCTGGGGCATGGGTGAATTTTCCAGAGCAATTAAGTTCGGAACTGAACTCAGCAAATATTGGTAAAATTTCAGTAGTTGGTTTAGACGGTTCAATTACAGTATACAATGGTAGCAACAAGGATGAGATGAAGGGTTTTTACCGTCATACAACCAACGAAGGACGCTTGCCATATTTAAACCAAGCGAACATCAACCCATATCTTGCGCCAGTTGGGAGAAATCAAATCGACGAATATGCAGCGAAAGGGTATGAGTTGAAGCAGACCGAGGGTTGGCCGCAGAATTAA
- a CDS encoding SusC/RagA family TonB-linked outer membrane protein translates to MRKVLLLSVALGLMVSADALATTSVAATNRSATAIYSANRLKQNTVQGTVSDEQGPVPGVTVSVVGTNTVVVTDSNGQYRIDAPVGATLRFSSIGYATKDIVVSSATLDVVLEVSQSSLEQVVVVGYGVQKKEHLTGAVSSVNVEEVLGSRPIPDVGRGLQGTVPGLSIVVPSGEVGSDPVIKIRGQIGSIVGSSNPLILVDNVEIPSIQMVNPDDIESISVLKDAASTSIYGAKAAFGVVLITTKKGAKMDGNEVAYSTNLSFQSPFKDIEIAGIDGLEYTLEAHENMKSSGPAGGFWRVSRESFEKIKEWQTLYGDVVAYNDPVVYGRDWYFDGTDKYGYRIYDPVETMVKDHGFSQKHNISLNGKKEDTRYNFSVGYLGQEGMMKPANHDDYKRFTSNLNASTAVNDFLTLRGGARFTDGTKRYPNSATGFGADPWLYLYRWSRLFPTGVTELGEEIRDPYFDTKNANDAIEQKRYVNLNLGTTVDFTSNWNLIADYAYTTEFNKFTNSLPKMDGAFHWYAPVAWNDEEGNRVYVDEAGNITEDQENGIPGFRFPMNEYIGKDQTYFYQNSFNSAKHTFNAYSTYNLNLEDKHDFKFMLGTNIIAYKWDSHWSERTNLINPDNPQFNFTVGTPDVGGSANWDSQVGFFGRANYAFMDKYLFEANLRYDATSKFPTHLQWKWYPSFSAGWVLSNETFMQSLDPILSFAKIRGSWGSIGDQSVPNSLYLPTMAIGQNSWLNSGGEQFFQLGTPPPVSMAISWQDIEHLNLGADLRFFNNRFGITAEWFQRDTRNMIIPGESLPDTYGANAPQGNYGNLRTKGWELAADYSHMFENGLRLSLNANISDATTVVTKGADWNTPWENRSLGSTFATGRRYGDIYGFVTDRLYQKEDFVHDADGNIQQVTIVHRGTAKVTNQLVGDNPVYQTYFEDGNQVMLISPGDVKFVDVNGDGYIDNGQNTFGDPGDQVVIGNSTPRYQYGFRVGADFKGFDLSVFFQGVGKRQIWGNGQLAIPGYHVKDGAMPQAIAEDFWKEDRTDAFYPRAWNLGGGNSGFVMRPQTRYLLDMSYLKIKNITFGYALPQNILRTIHLSRARIYVSLENMFTFDNLRGLPIDPEAISGHSMLTDNNGNYNLGRTGTSNPAFKSASFGIQIGL, encoded by the coding sequence ATGAGAAAAGTTTTACTTTTATCGGTTGCATTAGGTTTGATGGTTTCTGCAGACGCCCTGGCGACAACATCTGTGGCGGCGACAAACCGTTCAGCAACTGCAATCTACTCGGCAAATAGATTGAAGCAGAATACGGTACAAGGTACTGTATCTGACGAGCAAGGGCCGGTTCCGGGAGTTACAGTTAGCGTAGTGGGAACAAATACCGTCGTTGTTACAGATAGTAATGGGCAGTACCGCATTGATGCGCCGGTTGGTGCAACATTGCGCTTCTCAAGTATTGGGTATGCCACAAAAGACATCGTTGTATCGTCAGCGACATTGGATGTGGTTCTGGAGGTGTCGCAAAGTTCACTTGAGCAGGTCGTAGTGGTAGGTTATGGTGTACAAAAGAAAGAGCATCTAACAGGAGCAGTGTCTTCGGTGAACGTTGAAGAGGTATTGGGTAGTAGACCAATTCCTGACGTGGGTAGAGGATTACAGGGAACAGTACCGGGGTTGTCTATTGTTGTGCCTAGTGGTGAAGTTGGTTCGGATCCGGTAATAAAAATCCGTGGTCAGATTGGGTCTATTGTTGGTTCAAGTAATCCATTGATTTTGGTAGATAACGTTGAGATACCGAGCATTCAGATGGTGAACCCAGATGATATCGAGTCGATCAGTGTCTTAAAGGACGCGGCATCTACTTCAATTTATGGTGCAAAAGCAGCTTTTGGTGTTGTATTAATAACAACAAAGAAAGGCGCAAAAATGGATGGGAACGAAGTTGCTTACTCGACGAATCTTTCCTTTCAAAGTCCATTTAAAGATATCGAGATCGCTGGAATAGATGGGCTGGAATATACGCTTGAAGCTCATGAGAACATGAAGTCTAGTGGTCCAGCTGGTGGTTTTTGGCGAGTAAGCAGAGAAAGCTTTGAAAAAATCAAAGAATGGCAGACGCTCTATGGTGATGTGGTGGCTTATAATGATCCGGTTGTTTATGGAAGGGACTGGTACTTTGATGGTACTGATAAATATGGATATAGAATTTATGATCCCGTTGAGACGATGGTTAAAGATCATGGATTCTCCCAAAAACATAATATTAGCTTAAATGGTAAAAAAGAAGACACAAGATATAATTTCAGCGTTGGCTACTTAGGGCAAGAGGGGATGATGAAGCCAGCGAATCATGATGATTATAAAAGATTTACTTCAAACTTAAATGCTTCGACAGCAGTAAATGACTTTCTGACGTTGCGTGGTGGAGCGAGGTTTACCGATGGAACAAAGCGTTATCCGAATTCGGCGACGGGCTTTGGCGCTGACCCTTGGTTATACCTATATCGTTGGAGCCGTTTGTTCCCAACAGGGGTGACCGAATTGGGCGAAGAGATCAGAGACCCGTACTTTGATACAAAGAATGCGAACGATGCGATTGAACAGAAACGCTATGTAAACTTGAACTTAGGTACGACGGTCGACTTTACTAGCAATTGGAACTTAATTGCTGACTATGCATATACTACCGAATTTAACAAATTCACAAATTCACTCCCCAAAATGGATGGTGCTTTTCATTGGTATGCACCTGTCGCTTGGAATGATGAGGAGGGGAACAGGGTATATGTAGACGAAGCTGGAAATATAACGGAAGATCAAGAAAATGGAATACCGGGCTTTAGGTTCCCAATGAATGAGTACATAGGAAAAGATCAAACCTATTTCTATCAAAATTCATTTAATTCTGCAAAACATACATTTAATGCGTATTCGACATATAATTTAAATCTTGAAGACAAACATGATTTTAAATTTATGTTGGGGACTAACATAATCGCATATAAATGGGATAGTCATTGGTCTGAAAGAACGAACCTGATTAACCCAGATAATCCGCAATTTAACTTCACGGTTGGAACACCTGACGTTGGTGGGAGTGCGAATTGGGATTCACAGGTAGGCTTCTTCGGTAGAGCGAATTATGCCTTTATGGATAAGTATCTCTTTGAAGCGAACCTTCGCTATGATGCGACATCCAAATTTCCAACGCATTTGCAATGGAAGTGGTATCCATCGTTCTCAGCTGGTTGGGTGTTGTCAAACGAAACTTTTATGCAGTCGCTTGACCCAATCCTGAGTTTTGCAAAAATAAGAGGCTCGTGGGGTAGTATAGGGGACCAATCGGTTCCAAACTCGCTTTATCTGCCAACCATGGCTATCGGACAAAATTCATGGTTAAACAGTGGAGGTGAGCAATTCTTCCAATTAGGTACTCCTCCACCTGTATCGATGGCGATATCGTGGCAGGATATTGAACACTTAAACTTGGGTGCGGATTTACGATTCTTTAACAACCGTTTCGGGATTACCGCCGAGTGGTTTCAACGAGATACACGTAACATGATTATCCCCGGTGAGTCGTTACCAGACACCTACGGCGCAAATGCACCACAAGGAAACTACGGGAATTTGAGAACAAAGGGATGGGAGTTGGCAGCTGATTATAGTCATATGTTTGAAAACGGTCTTCGACTTAGCCTGAACGCTAATATTTCAGACGCTACGACTGTAGTGACCAAAGGAGCGGACTGGAATACGCCTTGGGAAAACAGAAGTTTGGGTAGCACATTTGCCACTGGCAGAAGATACGGTGATATATATGGATTTGTAACCGATCGTCTATATCAAAAAGAAGATTTCGTACACGACGCAGATGGAAATATCCAGCAAGTAACGATCGTTCACCGAGGTACCGCAAAGGTTACGAACCAGTTGGTGGGCGATAACCCTGTCTATCAAACTTATTTTGAGGATGGTAATCAGGTGATGTTGATCAGTCCGGGTGATGTGAAATTCGTCGATGTAAATGGCGATGGATATATCGATAACGGACAAAATACCTTTGGCGATCCGGGCGACCAAGTTGTGATTGGAAACTCGACACCACGCTATCAATATGGTTTCCGTGTGGGTGCTGATTTTAAAGGATTTGACTTGTCAGTCTTCTTTCAGGGAGTTGGTAAGAGACAGATCTGGGGTAATGGTCAATTGGCCATTCCTGGTTACCACGTAAAAGATGGTGCAATGCCGCAGGCGATTGCTGAAGATTTCTGGAAGGAAGATCGAACCGATGCTTTCTACCCTCGGGCTTGGAACCTAGGTGGGGGTAATAGTGGATTCGTGATGAGGCCTCAGACACGTTATCTGTTAGATATGTCTTATCTGAAAATTAAGAATATCACATTCGGTTACGCGCTTCCTCAGAACATCCTGAGAACAATACACCTTTCTAGAGCGCGTATCTATGTGTCGCTAGAGAATATGTTCACCTTTGACAATCTGAGAGGTCTTCCAATTGACCCGGAGGCAATTTCTGGGCATTCTATGCTAACGGATAATAACGGAAATTACAATTTGGGCAGAACAGGTACCTCGAACCCGGCTTTTAAATCGGCTTCATTTGGTATTCAAATCGGTTTATAA
- a CDS encoding exo-beta-N-acetylmuramidase NamZ family protein: MSLRKVISQSLYACVVLIICTAAMACSSGSSAKENANQSKTNSSSDTEILPGADQLDEYLPLLKGKKVGIMGNQTSVVGDRHLVDVLLENEVDVKFAFAPEHGFRGDIERGEKVSNDVDEKTGLPLHTLYGKNEKADSIVNSIDVMIFDLQDVGARFYTYITSMHRVMQLAVNNGKKVIVLDRPNPNGDQVDGPVRKDDKFKSNVSYHKIAMIHGLTVGELAKMINGEGWLENGEQVDLTVIPVKNYDHSMKYELPVIPSPSLPNYTSVRLYMSLCLFEGTDISIGRGTDWPFQVIGYPDPVFGDFTFTPGTRPGMAAHVEQQDELCYGIDLRDIDAENEKFTLKYLIDFYNKADFKDEFFARPEFFDKLAGTDELRKQIIAGKTEDEIRASWKEELDAYKEMRKKYLLYPDFE; the protein is encoded by the coding sequence ATGTCTTTAAGAAAAGTAATCTCCCAATCCCTGTATGCTTGTGTCGTTTTAATAATTTGTACGGCAGCGATGGCCTGCTCTTCAGGATCCTCTGCCAAAGAGAATGCTAATCAATCAAAAACCAACTCATCAAGCGATACTGAGATCCTTCCGGGAGCTGACCAGCTCGATGAATACCTTCCGTTGTTAAAGGGTAAAAAGGTTGGCATCATGGGTAATCAAACGTCAGTTGTGGGTGATAGACATTTGGTAGATGTATTATTGGAGAATGAGGTTGACGTCAAGTTTGCTTTCGCGCCGGAACACGGTTTTCGGGGTGATATTGAGCGCGGGGAGAAAGTGAGCAATGATGTGGACGAGAAGACAGGTCTGCCGCTTCATACACTTTATGGAAAGAATGAGAAAGCAGATTCGATTGTCAATTCAATTGATGTGATGATCTTCGATTTGCAAGATGTGGGTGCACGTTTCTATACGTATATTACATCGATGCACCGTGTTATGCAGCTTGCGGTGAACAACGGCAAGAAAGTGATTGTACTGGACAGACCAAACCCGAATGGCGATCAGGTAGATGGTCCTGTTAGAAAGGATGATAAGTTTAAATCAAACGTCAGTTATCATAAAATCGCTATGATCCATGGTTTGACTGTGGGCGAGTTAGCGAAAATGATTAATGGTGAGGGGTGGTTGGAGAACGGCGAGCAAGTTGATTTGACTGTAATTCCTGTGAAAAACTATGATCATAGCATGAAGTATGAGTTGCCGGTGATACCGTCTCCTAGCCTTCCAAATTATACATCAGTCCGGCTGTATATGTCGCTGTGTTTATTTGAGGGTACAGATATCAGTATTGGCCGCGGCACAGATTGGCCGTTCCAGGTAATTGGTTATCCTGATCCGGTGTTTGGTGACTTTACATTTACTCCGGGTACACGTCCGGGAATGGCTGCGCATGTTGAGCAGCAAGATGAGCTATGTTATGGTATTGACTTAAGAGATATCGATGCTGAGAACGAGAAATTCACCTTAAAATACCTAATTGATTTTTATAATAAAGCTGATTTCAAGGATGAGTTTTTTGCGCGTCCTGAATTCTTCGATAAACTGGCGGGAACAGATGAGCTTAGGAAGCAAATTATTGCCGGAAAAACAGAAGACGAGATTCGTGCATCCTGGAAAGAAGAATTGGATGCTTACAAAGAGATGCGCAAGAAATATCTGCTATATCCCGATTTTGAATAG
- a CDS encoding DeoR/GlpR family DNA-binding transcription regulator, with translation MLKEERQSYILRQINLHNRVLSADLSDKLAVSEDTIRRDLNELAENGKVTKVYGGALSKSYQFPFQENEVYARDAKKIIGLKATKLIKPGMTILAGGGTTMLEMAKAFPKNLQCTFFTISPLVALEMAERSHAEVILIGGRLSKSSNVSIGSQVINQLSEIKVDLCLLGTNSLSVEEGLTDSDWEIIQIKKAMLRCSEKIALLSIAEKLNSVQKMKVCSLSNIHYLITDLDPKHESLQKFANQVHVI, from the coding sequence ATGTTAAAAGAGGAGCGTCAATCTTATATTCTTCGGCAGATTAACCTGCATAATCGTGTTCTATCGGCTGATCTAAGCGATAAACTGGCAGTTTCGGAAGATACCATACGCCGTGACCTCAATGAATTAGCAGAAAACGGCAAAGTCACGAAAGTATATGGTGGGGCTCTCTCCAAGTCTTATCAGTTCCCCTTTCAGGAAAACGAGGTTTACGCACGAGATGCAAAGAAAATCATCGGCCTAAAAGCCACTAAACTCATTAAACCCGGCATGACGATACTTGCTGGTGGCGGGACCACCATGCTTGAAATGGCAAAAGCATTCCCCAAAAACTTACAGTGTACATTCTTCACCATTAGCCCCCTTGTTGCTTTAGAGATGGCAGAACGCAGTCATGCAGAGGTGATTCTTATTGGAGGAAGATTATCAAAAAGTAGTAATGTCAGCATCGGTTCACAGGTAATTAACCAGCTGTCTGAGATTAAGGTTGACCTCTGTCTTCTCGGGACCAACAGTCTTTCGGTCGAGGAAGGATTGACCGACTCCGATTGGGAGATCATCCAGATCAAAAAGGCTATGTTGCGCTGTTCAGAAAAAATTGCTTTATTGAGTATCGCCGAAAAGCTTAATTCCGTTCAGAAAATGAAAGTCTGTAGCCTGAGCAATATCCATTATTTGATTACTGATTTAGATCCAAAACATGAAAGCCTACAGAAATTCGCCAATCAAGTACATGTTATCTAG